The genomic segment CCCCGGTCATCGCGCCAAGCTGCGCCTCGGCGGTCGCGGCGGCGTCGCGGTCGGCCGCCGCCGTCGCCTGCATCTCGGCGAGCTTTTGCGCCAGAACCCGCGCCTCGGTCATATCCGAGATCCCGCCCGCGACCCGCTCGCGCATGATCGCCTCATAGGCGCCGATCTTCGCCGCCGAGCGCGCCGCCACCGCGCCCTGATCGCGCGCCTTCAGCGCCGTGACGTAGTATTTCAGCCCGTCATAAACGGTATCGTTGAGCTCGCGCGAGAGCGTCACCGCCGCCACCTCGACATCGGCGGCCGCGAAATCGCGCTCGGCCTTCTTCGCGCCATTGTCGAAGAACACCTGCTCCATCACCAGCTGCGTCGCCAGATCGCCCAGCGAGGTCAGGCTCACGCTCGGCCCGATCTGCGGCAGCCAGTTCTTCGCCTTGGCCTTCGCGGTCAGCCGCGCGACCCGCAGTTCCGATTGCGCGGAGCCCCTGGAATTCGTCAGCACCGCCTGCGCGACGGCGCCATACCCCCCGCCCGCAACCGCTGAGCGCCGCCCCGCCAGATCGGCGATGATCAGCGAGGTTTGCGCCGTGGTGCCCGGCTTGCCCGGGGTCAGCGCGCCCGGCTCGGAGGCGCTGAACGGCGAGCGGCCGGTCGGAAAGGGGGTTCCCTCGATACATCCCGCCAGGCTCGCCAAGGCGCCCACCAAGGTGAGCGCCCGGGCCGTTTGCCTGGCCCGGGAAAGCGGCGCGGGGCGGCTTTTCCGGGTCATGATCCCCACCTCAGATCGTCTGGGTGGTGATCAGATCGTCGATGACCAGGCTCGCCCCGTCATCGCCCAGCGTGTAGACGCTGTAGGTATGGCCGCCGATCACCGTATCGAGCCCGCTGTCCTGCGCCCCGATCGCGGTCACATGATCCGCCGCATCCCCCTGAATGATCAGGGTATTATCCGGCCCGGTCAGCTCGATGAGCTGCGCCTCGGTGATCGTGAGCTGCGCCTGCGGGGCGAAGCTCAGGTCGATCGTGCCGAAATCGAACTCGGTCAGCCCGGTGCGCTCGAGATCGACCGTCACCGCGGCGGTGTTGTCCACCACCAGAAGCGTCGAGGTCTCGTTGCCGGCGCCATCGGTATCCGAGACGACGAGATAGGAGCCATTCGGCACCGTCTCGTAGAAGTCATAGGCGCCGTAGCCCGCGTTCGAGTTGATGTAATGGCTCTCCTCGATCGCATCGACCGTGCCGTTCGCGGCGACCGCCGAAATCTCATAGGCCCCCTCGCCGACATCGGTGCGGATCCCCAGAAGCGCCCCGGTATCGCGGGTGAAGGCGATGATATCGGGCGAGTCGGGCGCGACGAGATCATAGGAGAAATCGCCCGTGGCCGAGGCCGTGTTGCCGTAAAGGTCGGTGGCGTTGACCGAATAGGTCATCGTGCCGGCGGTGCCGGTCAGGTCGCCGCCGTGGAAGGTCACCGCCCATTGGCCGTTCGCCCCCGCCGTCGCCGTGCCGGTCGCGCCGCTTGCGAGCGTCACGACCACGGTCGCGCCGGGCTCGACCGTGCCGGTCAGCACAAAGCCCTGCGCCGCTTCCTGCGCGTTGACCACATCATCGCCCGAAACCGTGGCGGAGGGCACGAAATTGGTCACCACCGTGTCGAAATTGACGGTGCTCGATTGCGTCGCTGTATTGCCGAGCGCGTCCGTCGCGGTGACCTTGAGCGCGACGTTCGAGACCTCGTTCGCGGGCAATTGCGCCGCCGGGATCGTCGCGCTCCAGCTGCCATCGGCCGCCACCTTCGCCGCCACCGCCGCGCCGTTGCCGATCTGGACCATCACGCTCGAGCCCGCCTCGACGGTGCCCGTCACGACAAGCCCGCCCGCCGCCTCCGCCGCGTTGACCACGCCATCGGCCTTGATCGCGTTCGGCGTCGCGGTGGCGTGGGTGAGGTCGGTGACCTCGGTATCGACGGCGACCACATGGCTCGCGGTGGCGGTGTTGCCCGCCAGATCGGTCGCCACCACCGTCGCCGTGGAGCTGTAGGTGCCCGCGGGCACCTCGGCGGCGGTGAAGGTCGCGCTCCAGGCGCCATCGGTGCCCGCGGTCACGGTATGGGTCGTGCCCTCGAAGGTCACCGCCACGCTCGCGCCCGCCTCGGCGGTGCCGCTGAGCACCACGCCGGCCTGCGCCTCGGCGCCGCTGATCTTGTTATCGCCGGCCTGGGTGGCGTTGAAGGCCACCGAGGTTTCGCTGTCGACCACAACATCTCGGGTCGCGCTGGCGGTGTTACCATAGATATCGGTGGCCGAAACCGTCGCGGTATAGCTGCCGGTGGTCAGGCCGGTGCCCGAGAAATCCGCGCTCCAGGTGCCGTTCGCGGCGACCGTGGCCGTCACCGTCGCCCCGCCCAGCGTCACCAGAACGCTCGAACCGGGCTCCGAGGTGCCGGTCAGCGTGAAGCCCGAGGCCGCCTCGGCGGCGTTCACGACCCCGTCCGCCGTCACCGGGGTGAGGTCGAAGGCAACCTGCGCCTCGGTGTCGATGGTGATCGCATAGCTCGCGCTCGAGGCGTTCTCGGCCGGGTCGATCGTGGTCGCGGTGATCGTCGTGGCATAGCTCCCCGAGGGCAGCTCGCCCGGCGCATAGCTCACCGACCAGGTGCCATCGGTATCCACCGTCGCCTGATGGGTCACGCCCTCGAGCGTCACCGCCAGAACCGCGCCCGGGATCGAGGTGCCCGAAACCACGACATTGCCCGCGATCTCGACCGCGTTGACGACATTATCGCCCGCAACCGTGTCGAAATCGATCGCGTTCGGCACGGTGTCGACGATCAGCGTATCGGTGATCGTGGTCACATTGCCGTTCACATCGGTCGAGGTGACGGTCATCTCGGCGCTGTATTCGCCCGGCGGGAGCTGATCGGTGGTGAAGGTCACGCTCCAGCTGCCATCGGCCGCAACCGTGGTCGACTGGCTCTCGCCCGAGACCTCGACGGTAACCGCAGCGCCCGGCTCGCCCGAGCCGGCCACGGTGATACCGTCTTGATATTCCTCAAGGTTTTCGATGTCGCCGGTCGATTCCGCGCCCTCGGTGATCGCCACCGGCGGCGGCGTCATGTCGATCAGGAAATCCGGCCCGTCGAGCTCATAGAGCGTGCCATCGGGCGCGGTCACGAAGACCGTCGAGGTATAATCGCCGTCGGCGGGCAGGGTGGTGCCCTCGAAGGAGACCTCCCAGGTGCCGTCCGCGCCGACCGTGGTCTCGGCCGTCTGGCCGCCAAGCAGCACGACAACGGTCGACCCCGCCTCGCCGGTGCCCGAGACCGTCGCGCTCGGGTTTTCGGTGTTGGTGGTCAGGGTGTCATGGGCATCGGGGTTGTTGACAGTCGGCACGATGGGGCCACCATCGCCATCACCATCGCCATCGCCATCGCCATCGCCATCGCCATCGCCATCGCCATCGCCATCGCCATCGCCATCGCCATCGCCATCGCCATCGCCATCGCCATCGCCATCGCCATCGCCATCGCCATCGCCATCGCCATCGCCATCGCCGCCGCCATCGCCGTCACCGTCGCCATCGCCGCCGCCATCGCCGCCGCCATCGCCGTCGCCGTCGCCATCGCCGCCGCCATCGCCGTCACCGTCGCCATCGCCGTCGCCGCCGCCGTCGCCGCCGCCGTCGCCGCCGCCGTCGCCATCGCCGCCGCCATCGCCGCCGCCATCGCCGCCGCCATCACCGCCGCCATCGCCGTCGCCGTCGCCATCGCCGTCGCCATCGCCGTCGCCATCGCCGTCGCCGTCGCCATCGCCGCCGCCATCGCCGCCGCCATCGCCGCCGCCGCCATCGGTCGGATCGGTGCGCGTGGTATCATCGCCGCCGCCCGCCAGCAGCCCGAGGCCGACAAGCCCCGCCCCCGCCGCGACCCCGGCCGTGCCGAGCCCGCCCAGAACCGCCGGCGCAAAGGCGGCCATCCCGGTCGTGTCGTCATCCACCGCGCCCGCCAGCAGATCCTCGCCCTCATAGAAGGCCAGCTGATCGTTCAGGCTCCATTTTCCCAGAAGCTCCGGGGCGCCATATTCCGCGAAAATCACCCCGTCGCCGGTCTCTTCGAGGGTCACCGGCGTGATTTCCCCGTCGGCCGAGATGAACAGCCGGTTCTCAACCCCGGCGGGCGCGTCAAAAAAGCCCGCAAGCGTGATCGTCCGACCATCGACGAGCACGATCTGAAGATCCTCGCCGTCATGCACATATTTGAGAATGCTGGTTTTTCTCAGATTGAGAGAAATGTTGTCGCCGGCCCCGACCTAGATGAAATCGCTCGCGCCATCCCCGGAAACCACCCCACGCGACACGCCGCCCATGACATCACGGACGGCAAAGTCAACCGACTTTACCATACTACTACTCCGCCTCAAAAAAACGCCGGACTCTACGGTCGGCTTTAACTGCTACTTCTGGGGATAACTGAAATTACCCCCTAATTCTAGATGTTTTATTAACCATTTCGCCCAATATTGGTGCTCGGCGCTAAATCTGGGCGCGGCGTGGCGCGAGTGTGACCTATTTGCCAGAGAAAACCCAAGCGAGGTAGGCGCGGTCGCCCGCGTTGCCCAAAAGCTCGGCCGCCTCCGCCGGCGCCATCCAGACCGCGCTGTGCCCCGGCTCGCTCGGCGGCCCGAGCCGCAGCACCGGCCGCGCGACGTAGATCGTGCAGAGCTTCTCGGCCCAAATGTCGTATTCGGGCATATAGGTGAAGCGCCGATAGGCGCCGATCCGCTGCGGCGGCGCGATCCGCCAGCCGGTCTCCTCGTAAACCTCGCGATGCAGCGCCGCGATCGGGTGCTCGCCCGGGTCGATCCCGCCGCCGGGCAGCTGATATTCCGGCACCGGCCGCGCCTGATGGGTGACGAGCACCTCGCCGCCGCGCACCAGCACGGCATAGACCCCGGGCCGCCGCTTATAGGCGCGCTCACGCACAATCGCCTCGCCAAATCTGCGGATCATCCCGGCCTCCTCGCCCCTTGGGTCTTTCGGTTGCCCTGCCTATATAGGCGCGGTATGCCAGCCTTCGGGCTGATGGAAAACCCCCAAGGAAACCGAATGACCACGCTTTCGCAAATCGCCTGGGACGATACCGTCCTGCCGTTTCAGCTCGACCGCTCCGATGTGCGCGGCCGCGTTGCCCGGCTCGACGGCGTTCTGGAGAAAGTCCTCGCCCAACATAACTACCCGCCGATCGTCGAGGCGCTGGTGGCGGAGGTGGCGCTGCTCACCGCGCTGATCGGCCAGACGATCAAGCTGCGCTGGAAGCTCTCGCTGCAGATCCGCGGCAAGGGGCCGATCCGCATCCTCGCGACCGATTATTACGGCCCGACCGACGACGGCCAACCCGCCCGCATCCGCGGCTGGGCGAGCTTCGACGCCGAGCGGCTCGACCCGGAGGCCGATCCGTTCAGCCAGATCGGCGAGGGCTATTTCGCGATCCTGATCGATCAGGGCGAGGGGACGCTGCCCTATCAAGGCATCACGCCGCTCGCCGGAGGCTCGCTTTCCGCCTGTGCAGAGACGTATTTCGCCCAATCCGAGCAGCTTCCGACCCGCTTTGCCCTCTCCTACGGGCGCACCACCTTGCCCGGCCAGCCGGAGCGCTGGCGCGCCGGTGGCGTGATGATCCAGGTGATGCCGAAGGCTTCGCCCTTCGCCGCCAAGGAGGGGTCGGGCGAGGCCGGGCTCTTGCAGCATGGCGATATCCTCGAGGGCGATGAGGAGGAAAACTGGGGCCGGGTGAACCACCTGCTCGGCACCGTCGAGGAGCTCGAGCTGATCGGCCCGACCGTGCAGCCCACCGAGCTGCTCGTCCGCCTCTTCCATGAGGAAGCGCCGCGCGTGTTTGACCCGCAGCGGGTCGAATTCGGCTGCACCTGCTCGGAGGACCGGGTGCGCGGCACGCTCTCGATCTACTCGGCCAAGGATATCGGCCATATGACCACCGAAGATGGCAAGGTCACCGCCGATTGCCAGTTCTGCGGCGCGCATTACGAGTTCGACCCGAAGAGCCTCGGCTTCGAGGCGGTGGTGAACCCCGACGGCAGCGCCAGGGAGCCCGCCGATGAGTGACCCGCTTGCCCCGGTTCTGGCCGCTCTGGCCCGTCCGGGGCGGCCCTCGTCGGATTACGACCTGAACCCTGAAATTACGCTGCAACAGGGTCGAAAATTGCGCCCTGCGGCGGTGTTGGTGGCCTTTGAAGCCGCGCCCGAAGGGGTGCGGCTTTACCTCACCAAACGCGCCTCCCATCTCAAGCATCATCCCGGCCAGATCGCCTTCCCGGGCGGCAAACTGGACCCCGAGGACGCGAGCCTCGAGGCCGCCGCCGTGCGCGAGGCGCGCGAGGAAATCGGCCTGCCCTCCGAAGCGGTCGCGGTTCTCGGCCGTCTCGAGCCGCATGAAACCGTGACCGGCTTTCTCGTCACGCCCATTCTCGCGCGTGTGATCACACACTTCACCCCGCGCCCCGAGGCCGGCGAGGTCGAAGAGGTCTTCACCGTGCCGCTCGGCCATATCGCGCCCGAAAACTTCCGGGTTGAGCGGCGGCGTTGGCAGAGAGTTTGGCGTAAATATTACGTCGCGCCTTATGGGCCCTACTATATCTGGGGGGCGACGGCCCGCATGCTCCGGGCGCTGAGTGATCGGATGACGCCATGAAACTGCGCGGCGACTGGGTTCAGGCGGGGCATGTCCAACGTGTCTTGCGGATGCTCGAGGCGGGCGGGCATCAGGCCTATCTGGTGGGCGGCTGCGTGCGCAATGACCTGATCGGGGCGCCGGTGAGCGATATGGATATCGCGACGGATGCCCTGCCGGAACGTGTGATCACATTGGCGCAGAACGCCGGTCTCAAGGTCATCCCGACCGGGATCGAGCACGGCACCGTGACCGTCGTCGCGGATCACGAACCGCATGAAATTACCACGTTTCGCCGTGATATAGAGACGAATGGGCGCCATGCGACGGTCGCTTTCTCCAGCGATATCGCCGAGGACGCCGCGCGCCGCGACTTCACGATGAACGCGCTCTATGCGCGCGCGGATGGCTCCGTTCTGGATCCGCTGGGCGAGGGGCTCGACGATCTCGCCGCGCGTCGGCTGCGCTTTGTCGGCGCCCCCGAGGCCCGGATTCAGGAGGATTACCTCCGTATCCTGCGGTTCTTCCGGTTCACGGCCTGGTATGCCGACCCGGCGCAGGGCCCCGATGCCGAAGGGCTCGCGGCCTGTGCGGCGAATTGCGCTGGAATAGAGACGCTTTCGCGGGAACGCGTCGGGCATGAGATGCGCAAATTGCTCGCCGCGCGGGATCCGGCGCCTGCGGTCGCGGCGATGCAGGCGGCAGGTGTCCTCGCCCGTGTCCTGCCGGGGGCGGAGGCCCGCGGTCTGGCGCCGCTCGTGCATCTTGAGGCGGATTTGGCGCCCGATTTTCTGCGAAGATTGGCGATTTTGGGCGGAATAGAGCCTTCTGAGGCACTGCGCCTGTCGAAATCCGAGACCCGCGCGCTGGCCCAGATCCATGCCGCGCTGGAGGCGGGCTTGCCGCTTGCGCAATCGGCCTATCGGTTTGGCCCGCAGGCCGCCCGAGATGCCGCGCTCATCCTCTCGGCGTCGCTCGGGCAGGAGATGGCGGCGGGTTGGCAAGCGGCGATCGCCCGCGGCGCTGCTGCGCGCCTGCCGGTGACCGCCGCCGACCTCATGCCCGCCCTGTCCGGCCCGGCGCTCGGCGGCGCCCTGAAGGAGATCGAGGCCCGCTGGCTCGCCTCCGATTTCACCCTCTCCCGCGAAGCCCTTCTCGCGCGCTTTTCCTGAGGCGCCGTGGGGCTATATCCAGCGGGTAACCGAGAGAGACCGATGATTGATGCCTTCCGCCCGGCCGATGGCCCCCCGCCCGCCCGCCTTGGCGCCTTCTTCCGCTGGAGCCTGCATGGCGCCTGGCCTGCGCTGCTCGTTTCCGGGGCGTTTTCCGCTGTAGCAGGGTCGATGGAGGTGGTTTCGGCCTGGCTTCTCGGCCTCGTCATCGACCGCGTTGCCGGCGCCGATCCCGGTGTCGGTCTGGCGCAGCATTGGCCCCTCGCCGCCGGATTCGTGCTCTTTTACCTCGTGCTCCGCCCGCTGGCCTTCGGCGCCTCCTCGGCGAGCTCGAACCTGCTCATCAACCCCAATATCCTGCCGCTCGTGCTCTCCCGGCTGCATCGCTGGACCATGGGCCAATCGGTCACCTTCTTCGACAACGACTTCGCCGGCCGCATCGCGCAAAAGCAGATGCAGACCGCCCGCGCCGTCACCGATGTTGCCTCGGAGATGGTCAACACGGTGATGTTCGCGCTCGCCTCGATCCTCGGATCGGTGGCGCTTTTGGCTGGAATAGACCCTTTTGGCGCGATTGCGCTGGCGCTGTGGATGTT from the Rhodobacter xanthinilyticus genome contains:
- a CDS encoding TolC family protein; its protein translation is MTRKSRPAPLSRARQTARALTLVGALASLAGCIEGTPFPTGRSPFSASEPGALTPGKPGTTAQTSLIIADLAGRRSAVAGGGYGAVAQAVLTNSRGSAQSELRVARLTAKAKAKNWLPQIGPSVSLTSLGDLATQLVMEQVFFDNGAKKAERDFAAADVEVAAVTLSRELNDTVYDGLKYYVTALKARDQGAVAARSAAKIGAYEAIMRERVAGGISDMTEARVLAQKLAEMQATAAADRDAAATAEAQLGAMTGAPVALAGLGAVALPGALPEALAVKEAEGEKARTIAQAKMEQAALLPGLTGVATAGRGKPDLGLSLGTSGLWGFGTKDTIAALKATEEAAGARVERARQEAEQSLTALRARREALVAKEARDGAVVAETADALEMFTEQYRMGGRTLMELVTMYENYANMAHAQTGLKYDIALIELEIAREYGILVDGSSI
- a CDS encoding beta strand repeat-containing protein, with the translated sequence MHDGEDLQIVLVDGRTITLAGFFDAPAGVENRLFISADGEITPVTLEETGDGVIFAEYGAPELLGKWSLNDQLAFYEGEDLLAGAVDDDTTGMAAFAPAVLGGLGTAGVAAGAGLVGLGLLAGGGDDTTRTDPTDGGGGDGGGDGGGDGDGDGDGDGDGDGDGDGDGDGGGDGGGDGGGDGGGDGDGGGDGGGDGGGDGDGDGDGDGGGDGDGDGDGGGDGGGDGDGDGDGGGDGDGDGDGDGDGDGDGDGDGDGDGDGDGDGDGDGDGDGDGDGDGDGDGDGGPIVPTVNNPDAHDTLTTNTENPSATVSGTGEAGSTVVVLLGGQTAETTVGADGTWEVSFEGTTLPADGDYTSTVFVTAPDGTLYELDGPDFLIDMTPPPVAITEGAESTGDIENLEEYQDGITVAGSGEPGAAVTVEVSGESQSTTVAADGSWSVTFTTDQLPPGEYSAEMTVTSTDVNGNVTTITDTLIVDTVPNAIDFDTVAGDNVVNAVEIAGNVVVSGTSIPGAVLAVTLEGVTHQATVDTDGTWSVSYAPGELPSGSYATTITATTIDPAENASSASYAITIDTEAQVAFDLTPVTADGVVNAAEAASGFTLTGTSEPGSSVLVTLGGATVTATVAANGTWSADFSGTGLTTGSYTATVSATDIYGNTASATRDVVVDSETSVAFNATQAGDNKISGAEAQAGVVLSGTAEAGASVAVTFEGTTHTVTAGTDGAWSATFTAAEVPAGTYSSTATVVATDLAGNTATASHVVAVDTEVTDLTHATATPNAIKADGVVNAAEAAGGLVVTGTVEAGSSVMVQIGNGAAVAAKVAADGSWSATIPAAQLPANEVSNVALKVTATDALGNTATQSSTVNFDTVVTNFVPSATVSGDDVVNAQEAAQGFVLTGTVEPGATVVVTLASGATGTATAGANGQWAVTFHGGDLTGTAGTMTYSVNATDLYGNTASATGDFSYDLVAPDSPDIIAFTRDTGALLGIRTDVGEGAYEISAVAANGTVDAIEESHYINSNAGYGAYDFYETVPNGSYLVVSDTDGAGNETSTLLVVDNTAAVTVDLERTGLTEFDFGTIDLSFAPQAQLTITEAQLIELTGPDNTLIIQGDAADHVTAIGAQDSGLDTVIGGHTYSVYTLGDDGASLVIDDLITTQTI
- a CDS encoding NUDIX hydrolase: MIRRFGEAIVRERAYKRRPGVYAVLVRGGEVLVTHQARPVPEYQLPGGGIDPGEHPIAALHREVYEETGWRIAPPQRIGAYRRFTYMPEYDIWAEKLCTIYVARPVLRLGPPSEPGHSAVWMAPAEAAELLGNAGDRAYLAWVFSGK
- the hslO gene encoding Hsp33 family molecular chaperone HslO, which translates into the protein MTTLSQIAWDDTVLPFQLDRSDVRGRVARLDGVLEKVLAQHNYPPIVEALVAEVALLTALIGQTIKLRWKLSLQIRGKGPIRILATDYYGPTDDGQPARIRGWASFDAERLDPEADPFSQIGEGYFAILIDQGEGTLPYQGITPLAGGSLSACAETYFAQSEQLPTRFALSYGRTTLPGQPERWRAGGVMIQVMPKASPFAAKEGSGEAGLLQHGDILEGDEEENWGRVNHLLGTVEELELIGPTVQPTELLVRLFHEEAPRVFDPQRVEFGCTCSEDRVRGTLSIYSAKDIGHMTTEDGKVTADCQFCGAHYEFDPKSLGFEAVVNPDGSAREPADE
- a CDS encoding CoA pyrophosphatase — protein: MSDPLAPVLAALARPGRPSSDYDLNPEITLQQGRKLRPAAVLVAFEAAPEGVRLYLTKRASHLKHHPGQIAFPGGKLDPEDASLEAAAVREAREEIGLPSEAVAVLGRLEPHETVTGFLVTPILARVITHFTPRPEAGEVEEVFTVPLGHIAPENFRVERRRWQRVWRKYYVAPYGPYYIWGATARMLRALSDRMTP
- a CDS encoding CCA tRNA nucleotidyltransferase, with amino-acid sequence MKLRGDWVQAGHVQRVLRMLEAGGHQAYLVGGCVRNDLIGAPVSDMDIATDALPERVITLAQNAGLKVIPTGIEHGTVTVVADHEPHEITTFRRDIETNGRHATVAFSSDIAEDAARRDFTMNALYARADGSVLDPLGEGLDDLAARRLRFVGAPEARIQEDYLRILRFFRFTAWYADPAQGPDAEGLAACAANCAGIETLSRERVGHEMRKLLAARDPAPAVAAMQAAGVLARVLPGAEARGLAPLVHLEADLAPDFLRRLAILGGIEPSEALRLSKSETRALAQIHAALEAGLPLAQSAYRFGPQAARDAALILSASLGQEMAAGWQAAIARGAAARLPVTAADLMPALSGPALGGALKEIEARWLASDFTLSREALLARFS